Proteins from a single region of Nitrospira sp.:
- a CDS encoding glycine--tRNA ligase subunit alpha, with translation MVNYQDLILTLSRFWADRGCVIQQPYDMEMGAGTFHPATFLRSLGPEPWRAAYPQPCRRPTDGRYGENPNRMQHYYQYQVVLKPAPDNIQELYLESLAQLGINPKQHDIRFIQDDWESPTLGAWGLGWEVRLDGMEITQFTYFQEIGGIELAPITGEITYGTERIAMYLQQVNNVYDLAWTDQIKYGDIHHETEVQGSRYNFEEGDVAMLMQAFQSHEAECKRLLAQTEKRLTLPAYDYCIKSSHVFNMLDARGAISVAERTGYIARVRALARQCAERYIEERAAMGHPLMARGTKQGTQSTGRSRSAAANKRS, from the coding sequence ATTGTGAATTATCAGGACCTCATTCTGACGTTAAGCAGGTTTTGGGCGGATCGAGGCTGCGTCATTCAGCAGCCGTACGATATGGAAATGGGGGCCGGAACCTTTCACCCGGCTACCTTCCTGCGCTCCCTCGGTCCCGAACCCTGGCGGGCGGCCTATCCGCAACCTTGCCGTCGACCCACGGACGGCCGCTACGGGGAAAACCCGAACCGCATGCAGCATTACTATCAGTACCAGGTGGTGCTGAAGCCGGCCCCCGACAATATCCAAGAGCTCTACCTCGAAAGCCTTGCGCAACTAGGGATCAACCCCAAACAGCACGATATTCGATTTATCCAAGATGACTGGGAGTCCCCGACGCTCGGAGCCTGGGGGTTGGGATGGGAAGTCCGTCTGGATGGGATGGAGATAACCCAGTTCACCTATTTCCAGGAAATCGGCGGGATCGAGCTGGCGCCCATCACCGGTGAGATCACCTACGGGACGGAACGCATTGCGATGTATCTGCAGCAGGTCAACAATGTCTATGACCTGGCCTGGACCGATCAGATCAAGTACGGCGACATCCATCATGAAACCGAAGTCCAGGGTTCCCGCTACAACTTCGAAGAAGGCGATGTGGCGATGTTGATGCAGGCGTTTCAATCGCACGAGGCCGAATGTAAGCGGTTGCTCGCGCAGACCGAGAAGCGCTTAACGTTGCCGGCCTACGACTACTGCATCAAGTCCTCGCACGTATTCAATATGCTCGACGCGCGCGGTGCCATCAGTGTGGCGGAGCGCACCGGCTACATTGCCCGGGTCCGGGCGCTGGCCCGGCAATGCGCGGAACGGTACATCGAAGAACGGGCTGCCATGGGGCATCCCCTCATGGCTCGTGGGACAAAGCAGGGGACTCAATCCACCGGTCGCTCGCGATCGGCCGCTGCAAACAAGCGGTCTTAA
- a CDS encoding Rrf2 family transcriptional regulator: protein MKLSKKSEYGLRALIELTLAYEQTTLQRHQIAKRQHIPIEFLEQILLALKRAGLLASRRGLKGGYTLIKPPGDITVGQVIRILDGPLAPIGCVSKTAYQKCRDCPYTDKAECPVQHVMGPVRDAIAGILDNCTLNDFAASHRRG, encoded by the coding sequence GTGAAGCTTTCCAAGAAAAGCGAATATGGCCTCCGAGCCCTCATTGAGCTCACGCTTGCCTACGAGCAAACGACATTGCAGCGGCATCAAATTGCCAAACGCCAACACATCCCGATCGAGTTTTTAGAGCAAATCCTTCTGGCACTGAAACGGGCGGGATTGCTGGCCAGTCGGCGAGGTCTCAAAGGCGGCTATACCTTGATCAAGCCCCCTGGTGACATCACTGTCGGGCAAGTGATCCGCATCCTGGACGGTCCGCTTGCCCCCATCGGCTGCGTGAGCAAGACCGCCTATCAAAAATGTCGGGATTGCCCCTATACGGACAAGGCCGAGTGCCCGGTCCAACATGTGATGGGTCCGGTCCGCGATGCCATTGCCGGCATCCTAGATAATTGTACGCTCAATGATTTTGCAGCAAGCCATCGCAGAGGATAA